The DNA window GTTTGGATATCGAAAATTATTGTACGTTAAGGCTGATTTTTTGTAAGTACCCCACTTAAACGCCCCATTCTCTTTCAGAGACCCTCTGGCACATGGATTAGGTTTTCCGAAAGCGAACTTCCGCTCTTCGCTCATAGATGCCGGTCAAACATCCCGCATTCAGCATGTGAGGCGGTAGCCTCATCTCTGATGTACTGAATAACAGTAACGTCTTGCTGGTGTGTCTATCCCGGCTTTACCATGACGTATAGCGATAGGGTCAGTGGGTTCGTAAATGCTCAACGGCACTCTCAGTGAGAGTCAGTACCGATTTAACGCTGATGCTTATTCTATCGATAATGGCCTGCCGGGGACCATGACGCCATGCTTCGCTATCATAAAAGGTGTCCTGGGCAGTTTTCAGGTGAGAGAGGCTGTTATAAGCCCTGATCAGATAGTAAGCATCGTCGTCATGTGCTGATATACCATAAGAAATAACATCCATTCCCACTGAACGGTGAAGTGGAACACTCACTTCTTTCATTATTCTATGAAAGTCTTTTCCAGTACCGGGTTTGAGGGTGTACAGCAAAAATTCGACAGTTTTCATCTTCGATATCCTATTCTGTTTTTCTCATCATAGCGAATTATGGCGACGTGTAGTCGTGAAACCGAACAGAAGAACTGGACTGCCAGGCTGTCCCCAGCAGTTATGGCTCTGAATGTCTCATGCGTGCCAGGAGCGGACGTTGCTAACATAGAGATGCTCTAATCTGCAAGGAGCAGCTCCCCCTTTATCAGACAATCTTGTCTGACGCTCCGGACAGAAATATGCTGGTTTTATCTGTTCAGAACACTGAACTATGTTCGGGAAATCACAGAGTCAGGCTAACGGAATAGAATAGTGAGCGGTGTCTTAACCCCTTAAATCGTAAAAGCACCGGTTGATAGCTGATGATGAACGCTTCTCTGATTTAACCAAGCATCGGCATTGAGAATGAATCAAAAAAGTGAAAATATCAAAGGGTAATAGCCTCCGTTTGAACCGGACACCTCACCAGTAAGACATAGTCATAGAGCTATGTTTAAGGAGTGTCCTGTGCAAAGAATCGAAGTGATCACTGGCGAGCAAAAACGCCGTCGTTATACTCCTGAAGAGAAAGCCCGTTTTGTTGCGCTCGCCATGCAGCCCGGCTACACCGTCTCACTCGTTGCCCGGCAATATGACATCACACCCAGTCTTCTTTTTAAGTGGAAACGGCTCATGAACGAGGGTGGAAAGTCTGCGATCGTCGCTGGCGACGAGGTCGTCAGTGTCTCCGAGGTCCAAGCGCTGGAGAAAAAAGTCAAACAGCTTGAACAAATGCTGGGCCGCAAGACGATGGAAGCCGAAATCCATAGGAACGCGCTTGAGATAGCCTAGGCAAAAAAGTTGATATCGCGCATGCCATTGCTGCCACCGGACGATACCTCCTCATCCGAATAGCAGAAGTGCTCTGCGTATCGCGTTCGAATCTTTATGAACGGCTGCTAAAGAAGCGCCAGCAGCGGCCAGCCCGCTATAGCAAAGATGATGACGCCCGACTGTTACCGCTTATCCGCCAGATATGCAGCGAGCGGGCGACAAACGGCTACCGTCGCGTGACGGCACACCTCAATCGTGCGCTGAAGGAACAAAACTGGCGGGTTAACCACAAACGCATTTACCGGATCATGCAGGCGAATAACCTGTTGCTGGCAAAATCTGGCCATAGAAAGCCAGAGCACAGTCATACCGGCAACGTCGTGACACTCAAGCCGGATACGCACTGGTGTTGAAATCCGCTGCTTGAATCGGGAAGTCGTGCGGGTAGTGTTCAGCCTTGACTGCTGTGATCGCGAAGCCATCTGCTGGTCGGCGACAACAGGTGGAATAAACAGCGTTATGGTGCAGGATCTGCTGACAGAGAGTGTGGAAAAGCGCTTTGGCAATACGCTTTACCTGCCACATGCCGTTGAGTGGCTGACCGATAATGGCTGTTGCTACATAGCGGACTCAATAAGAACGTTCGCCACCTCACTCAGGTTCATCGTGTGTACGACGCCAGTGCGCAGTCCGGAGAGCAATGGGATGGCTGAATCGTTCGTTAAAACGTTCAAGCGTGACTACGTGTATGTTAATGACCTGCCGGATGCCATGACAGTGATGTGAAAACTGACGGAATGGATGGAAGACTATAATAACTGGCATCCCCATAAAGGGCTGAAAATGCAGTCACCAAGGGAATACAGAAGTTCGCTGCTAGCTATAAATTAACCGTGTCCGTTTTAGCGGGGGCAACTCCACAAAGAGGACGTGGAGCTAAAATATTTGCACGGATAAAAAACCATACTTAACTATTAGTATTACATTAAAAAAATACGGACTCTTTATCAGCAGTCCGCTAAAGTCTATTCAAGGAAAAAACATGTGGCATATCAAGCATTAAAAATTAGTATATAGTGGCAGATTTTATCAAGGTATATATTCCTATAGATACCCTAAAATGATTATCTATTAATCCCCTAATTTAGCGGTCATATGCACTCGATTACCAGTATACGCAGAGAGAATTTTGTATGACGTTTGTGCTTCTTTTGCTTTAGCAGCAATTTTTGCTTCTGCACTGTCAAGAGTGGAAGCAGTTACGCTGACCGTCTGCGCCATACCAGAGAATGAGACAACAGAGAGAAAACCAGCTGCTGCGAGAAGTTTGATATTTTTCATAGTGATAACCCTAGTAAAGTTAATGTTCATCATAAGAGCATACTGCTCGTTTCCTGTTGATGAGCATTAAAAACCCTGCAACTACTATAGGGTCAATACTTTTTATTGTATTTTTTATATAGCGCTGACTGTCTTGAACATCCACTTATCGAGAAATTTTTCTTAAACAATAAAATTCACTCATAATCAATAAGATATGGCAATTTTTATATCGTTTTACACTGAAGATATTTTTTCTTACCCCATTTATATAGGTTTCAAAATATGTCTTTGCAGGTAATTGGAGGCTGGAACTCACGCATTCCTATCCCCTTCCCTTCAAACAACTCTAGCTTTACTCTGATCAAAAGAATAAATACCCAGACATTAAATCACGTGACATGAAATGCCAAAACTGTCTAAATAAACTGGACTGACCCCAGGATTAGATATAACCTTCAATTAGTAATGTCGGTTGGTTTTTCTTCATATTTCCCGTTTCGCCAGCCTGCTGGAAATTCAGCTGGAGTCTGGTAATCCAGCGATGAATGTGGACGGCACTCGTTATAATCCTGCCGCCAGTCATTAATCGTTTTCCTGGTGTGAACTGATCCTACCCACGTAATGTGGACACGGCCCTAAGCAAGGTTCTGGTTTTCAAATTGTTCAGGACTGAGCCCACCACAGGCACTGTGGCGACGCCAGCGATTGTAATCGCACTCAATATAATTAAATACAGTTGTTCTCATCATTTCCCGGCTGATAAAGCGTTCACCGTGGATGCATTCCACTTTCAGCGAGTGGAAGAAGCTTTCCACACACGCATTGTCGTAACAGCAGCCTTTCGCGCTCATGCTCCCGCGCAGATTATGCCGCTTCAGCAACGCCTGATAGTCCGCTGAACAGTACTGGCTGCCACGGTCAGTATGAACAATGACATTTTTCGGGCGTTTACGCCGCCACAGCGCCATCTGCAACGCATCGCAGGTCAGTTGTGCCGTCATTCGCGGTGCCATTGACCAGCCGATGACAGCTCGCGACCACAGGTCAATCACCACTGCCAGATACAGCCAGCCTTCATCGGTGCGTAAGTAGGTGATGTCTCCCGACCACTTCTGATTCGGGCCGCTGGCGTAAAAGTCCTGCTTCAGCAGGTTCTCAGACACAGGCAAGCCATGCTCACGATAACTGACCGGGCTGAACTTGCGGGCTGCCTTTGCCCGAAGCCCCTGGCGACGCAGGCTGCCAGCTATCGTTTTGATGTTGTAGGCCGGGAGCTCATCCGCAAGCCGTGGCGCACCATACCGTTGTTTTGCATCAGTGAATGCTCTGAGAACCGCGGCATCACAGGCCAGACGGAACTGCTGTCGCGTGTTTATCTGATGACGCCGGGAGCACCAGGCATACCAGCCGCTACGGGCCACGCGCAGCACCCGGCACATGGCTTTGATGGTGAACTCAGCCTGATATTTTTCGATAAAAACATACTTCATTTCAGGAGCTTCGCGAAGTATGTCGCGGCCTTTTGGAGAATAGCCAGCTCCTCTGCCTGCTCCGCAAGCTGGCGTTTAAGCCGGGCATTTTCAGCATCCAGTTCGCTTTCGCGTGCAGATGATGTCAGTTGTTGCTGTTGTTTTTTTCGCCAGCCATAGAGTTGCGATTCATACAAACTGAGTTCGCGGGCAGCGGCAGCGACGCCAATGCGTTCAGCAAGCTTCAGAGCTTCCTGGCGGAATTCGGGAGTGTGCTGTTTACGCGGCTTTTTACTGACGGTTACTGATTTAGTCATGTGAGCTACCTCTGGTTGAGAGTTTACTCACTTAGTCGCGTGTCCACTATTGGCGGGTATCTGTGCCAACAGCTCTCAGGCCAAGGGCCGCGTTAAGCGCGCCAACCTGACGCTGCAGGAGCGGCTGGTTAAGGAGATGTGCCTGGAGAATATCACCTGCATTGATGCCGCCAACGCCTGGATCGAAACGTTCATCAGCGACTTCAACCACCGCTTTGCCAGACTGGCAAAATACCCGAAAAACCTTCACCGCACGGTCTAGAGAGCCACCTGGAACTGGACGACATTTTCGCCTGGCAGACGCTTCGGACGCTCTCAAAAGCACTGACTTTTCAGTATGAAAAAATCCTTTATCTGGTTGATCCCACTGACGAAAACTCACGCATAGTCGGAGAAGAAATCCTCGCTTTTGATTATACGGACGGTACGCTCAAATTCCGC is part of the Klebsiella huaxiensis genome and encodes:
- a CDS encoding NIPSNAP family protein; translation: MKTVEFLLYTLKPGTGKDFHRIMKEVSVPLHRSVGMDVISYGISAHDDDAYYLIRAYNSLSHLKTAQDTFYDSEAWRHGPRQAIIDRISISVKSVLTLTESAVEHLRTH
- a CDS encoding YdgH/BhsA/McbA-like domain containing protein → MKNIKLLAAAGFLSVVSFSGMAQTVSVTASTLDSAEAKIAAKAKEAQTSYKILSAYTGNRVHMTAKLGD
- a CDS encoding IS3 family transposase (programmed frameshift); protein product: MTKSVTVSKKPRKQHTPEFRQEALKLAERIGVAAAARELSLYESQLYGWRKKQQQQLTSSARESELDAENARLKRQLAEQAEELAILPKGRDILREAPEMKYVFIEKYQAEFTIKAMCRVLRVARSGWYAWCSRRHQINTRQQFRLACDAAVLRAFTDAKQRYGAPRLADELPAYNIKTIAGSLRRQGLRAKAARKFSPVSYREHGLPVSENLLKQDFYASGPNQKWSGDITYLRTDEGWLYLAVVIDLWSRAVIGWSMAPRMTAQLTCDALQMALWRRKRPKNVIVHTDRGSQYCSADYQALLKRHNLRGSMSAKGCCYDNACVESFFHSLKVECIHGERFISREMMRTTVFNYIECDYNRWRRHSACGGLSPEQFENQNLA